The following are encoded together in the Nyctibius grandis isolate bNycGra1 chromosome 5, bNycGra1.pri, whole genome shotgun sequence genome:
- the DYRK2 gene encoding dual specificity tyrosine-phosphorylation-regulated kinase 2 isoform X1: MLTRKPSASAAAGAAYPAGRAGDSGRPLQSSPATGAGVSRAGAGTGPPSPLALPPLRASNASHTVGGSKHTMNEHLHVGSHGQIQVQQLFEDNSNKRTVLTTQPNGLTTLGKSGLPVVQERQSESAHRRQGSSSSLKSTDGTGKVKASVMTPEQAMKQYMQKLTAFEHHEIFSYTEIYFLGPNAKKRQGVIGGSNNCGYDDDQGSYIQVPHDHIAYRYEVLKVIGKGSFGQVVKAYDHKMHQHVALKMVRNEKRFHRQAAEEIKILEHLRKQDKDNNMNVIHMLENFTFRSHICMTFELLSMNLYELIKKNKFQGFSLPLVRKFAHSILQCLDALHKNRIIHCDLKPENILLKQQGRSGIKVIDFGSSCYEHQRVYTYIQSRFYRAPEVILGARYGMPIDMWSLGCILAELLTGYPLLPGEDEGDQLACMIELLGMPSPKLLDSSKRAKNFVSSKGYPRYCSITTLSDGSVILNGGRSRRGKLRGPPESREWGNALKGCDDPLFLDFLKQCLEWDPAIRMTPSQALRHPWLRRRLPKPPAGEKASSKRITESTGAITSISKLPPTSSSASKLRTNLAQMTDANGNIQQRTVLPKLVS; this comes from the exons ATGTTAACCAGAAAACCCTCGGCTAGCGCCGCCGCTGGTGCTGCCTACCCAGCCG gcagggcaggggacagcGGCCGCCCGCTGCAGTCTTCCCCGGCCACCGGAGCCGGGGTCTCCCGGGCAGGAGCTGGGACCGGCCCGCCGTCGCCCCTCGCATTGCCGCCGCTCAGGGCCAGCAACGCCTCCCACACG gTTGGAGGCAGTAAGCACACAATGAATGAGCACCTCCATGTTGGTAGCCATGGACAAATCCAGGTTCAGCAGCTGTTCGAAGATAATAGTAACAAGAGGACGGTTCTGACAACACAGCCAAATGGACTTACAACGCTAGGCAAATCTGGATTGCCAGTGGTTCAGGAGAGACAGTCAGAGAGTGCTCACAGACGACAAGGGAGCTCCAGCTCTTTAAAATCTACAGATGGAACAGGGAAGGTAAAAGCCTCTGTTATGACACCAGAGCAGGCAATGAAGCAATACATGCAAAAATTAACAGCTTTTGAGCATCATGAGATTTTTAGCTACACTGAAATATACTTTTTGGGTCCAAATGCAAAGAAGCGGCAAGGTGTGATTGGTGGTTCGAACAATTGCGGGTATGATGATGACCAAGGGTCTTATATACAAGTACCCCATGATCATATTGCGTACAGGTATGAAGTCCTGAAAGTTATAGGGAAAGGAAGCTTTGGGCAGGTGGTGAAGGCCTACGATCACAAGATGCATCAGCATGTGGCGCTAAAAATGGTGAGAAATGAAAAACGTTTCCACCGCCAAGCTGCGGAAGAAATTAAGATCCTGGAGCATCTCCGAAAACAAGATAAGGATAACAACATGAATGTTATTCACATGTTGGAAAACTTCACATTCCGCAGCCATATCTGCATGACATTTGAATTGCTGAGCATGAACCTGTAtgaattaataaagaaaaacaagtttcaaGGCTTTAGCCTGCCTTTGGTCCGCAAGTTTGCCCACTCAATTTTACAGTGCTTGGATGCTTTGCACAAGAACAGAATCATTCACTGTGACCTTAAACCTGAAAACATTCTGTTGAAGCAACAGGGTAGAAGTGGTATTAAAGTGATTGACTTTGGCTCAAGCTGTTATGAGCATCAGCGTGTGTACACTTATATTCAGTCACGTTTTTACCGTGCACCTGAAGTCATCCTTGGTGCTCGTTATGGGATGCCCATAGATATGTGGAGCTTGGGCTGTATTCTAGCAGAGCTTCTCACTGGTTATCCACTTTTACCTGGAGAAGATGAAGGAGACCAGCTGGCTTGTATGATTGAGCTATTGGGCATGCCTTCTCCAAAACTCTTAGATTCATCCAAGCGAGCCAAAAACTTTGTGAGCTCTAAGGGTTATCCCCGCTATTGCAGCATCACAACCTTGTCCGATGGCTCTGTAATACTTAATGGTGGACGCTCTCGGAGGGGCAAACTACGTGGCCCACCAGAGAGCAGAGAATGGGGTAATGCGTTAAAGGGATGTGATGATCCCCTGTTCCTTGACTTCTTAAAACAGTGTTTAGAATGGGATCCTGCTATCCGTATGACACCCAGCCAGGCTTTGCGGCATCCCTGGCTAAGGAGACGGTTGCCAAAGCCTCCAGCTGGGGAAAAGGCCTCGTCAAAGAGAATTACAGAGAGCACTGGTGCTATAACGTCGATTTCCAAGTTACCTCCGACTTCAAGCTCAGCTTCAAAACTGAGGACTAATTTGGCACAGATGACAGATGCCAATGGGAATATTCAGCAAAGAACAGTGTTGCCAAAACTCGTTAGCTGA
- the DYRK2 gene encoding dual specificity tyrosine-phosphorylation-regulated kinase 2 isoform X2, with product MNEHLHVGSHGQIQVQQLFEDNSNKRTVLTTQPNGLTTLGKSGLPVVQERQSESAHRRQGSSSSLKSTDGTGKVKASVMTPEQAMKQYMQKLTAFEHHEIFSYTEIYFLGPNAKKRQGVIGGSNNCGYDDDQGSYIQVPHDHIAYRYEVLKVIGKGSFGQVVKAYDHKMHQHVALKMVRNEKRFHRQAAEEIKILEHLRKQDKDNNMNVIHMLENFTFRSHICMTFELLSMNLYELIKKNKFQGFSLPLVRKFAHSILQCLDALHKNRIIHCDLKPENILLKQQGRSGIKVIDFGSSCYEHQRVYTYIQSRFYRAPEVILGARYGMPIDMWSLGCILAELLTGYPLLPGEDEGDQLACMIELLGMPSPKLLDSSKRAKNFVSSKGYPRYCSITTLSDGSVILNGGRSRRGKLRGPPESREWGNALKGCDDPLFLDFLKQCLEWDPAIRMTPSQALRHPWLRRRLPKPPAGEKASSKRITESTGAITSISKLPPTSSSASKLRTNLAQMTDANGNIQQRTVLPKLVS from the coding sequence ATGAATGAGCACCTCCATGTTGGTAGCCATGGACAAATCCAGGTTCAGCAGCTGTTCGAAGATAATAGTAACAAGAGGACGGTTCTGACAACACAGCCAAATGGACTTACAACGCTAGGCAAATCTGGATTGCCAGTGGTTCAGGAGAGACAGTCAGAGAGTGCTCACAGACGACAAGGGAGCTCCAGCTCTTTAAAATCTACAGATGGAACAGGGAAGGTAAAAGCCTCTGTTATGACACCAGAGCAGGCAATGAAGCAATACATGCAAAAATTAACAGCTTTTGAGCATCATGAGATTTTTAGCTACACTGAAATATACTTTTTGGGTCCAAATGCAAAGAAGCGGCAAGGTGTGATTGGTGGTTCGAACAATTGCGGGTATGATGATGACCAAGGGTCTTATATACAAGTACCCCATGATCATATTGCGTACAGGTATGAAGTCCTGAAAGTTATAGGGAAAGGAAGCTTTGGGCAGGTGGTGAAGGCCTACGATCACAAGATGCATCAGCATGTGGCGCTAAAAATGGTGAGAAATGAAAAACGTTTCCACCGCCAAGCTGCGGAAGAAATTAAGATCCTGGAGCATCTCCGAAAACAAGATAAGGATAACAACATGAATGTTATTCACATGTTGGAAAACTTCACATTCCGCAGCCATATCTGCATGACATTTGAATTGCTGAGCATGAACCTGTAtgaattaataaagaaaaacaagtttcaaGGCTTTAGCCTGCCTTTGGTCCGCAAGTTTGCCCACTCAATTTTACAGTGCTTGGATGCTTTGCACAAGAACAGAATCATTCACTGTGACCTTAAACCTGAAAACATTCTGTTGAAGCAACAGGGTAGAAGTGGTATTAAAGTGATTGACTTTGGCTCAAGCTGTTATGAGCATCAGCGTGTGTACACTTATATTCAGTCACGTTTTTACCGTGCACCTGAAGTCATCCTTGGTGCTCGTTATGGGATGCCCATAGATATGTGGAGCTTGGGCTGTATTCTAGCAGAGCTTCTCACTGGTTATCCACTTTTACCTGGAGAAGATGAAGGAGACCAGCTGGCTTGTATGATTGAGCTATTGGGCATGCCTTCTCCAAAACTCTTAGATTCATCCAAGCGAGCCAAAAACTTTGTGAGCTCTAAGGGTTATCCCCGCTATTGCAGCATCACAACCTTGTCCGATGGCTCTGTAATACTTAATGGTGGACGCTCTCGGAGGGGCAAACTACGTGGCCCACCAGAGAGCAGAGAATGGGGTAATGCGTTAAAGGGATGTGATGATCCCCTGTTCCTTGACTTCTTAAAACAGTGTTTAGAATGGGATCCTGCTATCCGTATGACACCCAGCCAGGCTTTGCGGCATCCCTGGCTAAGGAGACGGTTGCCAAAGCCTCCAGCTGGGGAAAAGGCCTCGTCAAAGAGAATTACAGAGAGCACTGGTGCTATAACGTCGATTTCCAAGTTACCTCCGACTTCAAGCTCAGCTTCAAAACTGAGGACTAATTTGGCACAGATGACAGATGCCAATGGGAATATTCAGCAAAGAACAGTGTTGCCAAAACTCGTTAGCTGA